The Setaria viridis chromosome 6, Setaria_viridis_v4.0, whole genome shotgun sequence genome contains a region encoding:
- the LOC117861660 gene encoding senescence-specific cysteine protease SAG39 isoform X2, whose product MASPKAFLLAILGCAFLFSGALAARALSDDSAMVARHEQWMAQYSRVYKDAAEKARRFEVFKANVKFIESFNAVGNCKFWLGVNQFADLTNDEFRATKTNKGFKPSPMKVPTGFRYENVSIDALPVTIDWRTKGAVTPIKDQGQCGCCWAFSAVAATEGIVKISTGKLISLSEQELVDCDVHGEDQGCEGGLMDDAFKFIIKNGGLTTESGYPYTAADGKCKSGSNSAATIKGYEDVPANNEAALMKAVANQPVSVAVDGGDMTFQFYSGGVMTGSCGTDLDHGIAAIGYGKASDGTNYWLMKNSWGTTWGENGYLRMEKDISDKRGMCGLAMEPSYPTK is encoded by the exons ATGGCCAGCCCCAAGGCTTTTCTCCTTGCAATCCTCGGCTGCGCCTTCTTATTCAGTGGTGCTCTCGCAGCTCGCGCCCTGAGTGACGACTCAGCCATGGTGGCGAGGCACGAGCAATGGATGGCACAGTACAGCCGTGTCTACAAAGATGCTGCCGAGAAGGCTCGGCGGTTCGAGGTGTTCAAGGCCAATGTTAAGTTCATCGAGTCATTCAACGCCGTTGGGAACTGCAAGTTCTGGCTCGGCGTCAACCAGTTTGCCGACCTCACCAACGACGAGTTCAGGGCCACCAAGACTAACAAGGGCTTCAAACCTAGCCCGATGAAGGTCCCTACCGGATTTAGGTACGAGAATGTTAGCATTGATGCGCTTCCGGTGACCATCGATTGGAGAACCAAGGGTGCTGTGACTCCCATCAAGGATCAGGGACAATGTG GCTGCTGCTGGGCGTTCTCGGCTGTGGCCGCCACGGAGGGCATTGTGAAAATCAGCACCGGAAAGCTCATCTCGCTCTCGGAGCAAGAGTTGGTGGATTGCGATGTCCATGGAGAGGATCAGGGATGTGAGGGTGGTTTGATGGACGACGCCTTCAAGTTCATCATCAAGAATGGCGGCCTAACCACTGAGTCTGGCTATCCTTACACAGCTGCGGATGGCAAGTGCAAGAGTGGATCGAACAGTGCTGCGACCATCAAAGGCTATGAAGATGTGCCGGCAAACAACGAGGCAGCCCTCATGAAGGCCGTAGCTAACCAGCCTGTCTCGGTGGCCGTGGATGGAGGAGACATGACATTTCAGTTCTACTCCGGTGGTGTGATGACTGGCTCTTGCGGCACAGACTTGGATCATGGAATTGCAGCAATCGGTTATGGAAAGGCAAGTGATGGCACAAACTACTGGCTCATGAAGAACTCTTGGGGCACCACATGGGGCGAGAATGGTTACTTGAGAATGGAGAAGGATATTTCGGACAAGAGGGGCATGTGCGGCCTCGCCATGGAGCCTTCCTACCCCACTAAGTAG
- the LOC117861660 gene encoding senescence-specific cysteine protease SAG39 isoform X1 has product MSYSSICCKAALSLCSFGVSCSGALAARALSDDSAMVARHEQWMAQYSRVYKDAAEKARRFEVFKANVKFIESFNAVGNCKFWLGVNQFADLTNDEFRATKTNKGFKPSPMKVPTGFRYENVSIDALPVTIDWRTKGAVTPIKDQGQCGCCWAFSAVAATEGIVKISTGKLISLSEQELVDCDVHGEDQGCEGGLMDDAFKFIIKNGGLTTESGYPYTAADGKCKSGSNSAATIKGYEDVPANNEAALMKAVANQPVSVAVDGGDMTFQFYSGGVMTGSCGTDLDHGIAAIGYGKASDGTNYWLMKNSWGTTWGENGYLRMEKDISDKRGMCGLAMEPSYPTK; this is encoded by the exons TGGTGCTCTCGCAGCTCGCGCCCTGAGTGACGACTCAGCCATGGTGGCGAGGCACGAGCAATGGATGGCACAGTACAGCCGTGTCTACAAAGATGCTGCCGAGAAGGCTCGGCGGTTCGAGGTGTTCAAGGCCAATGTTAAGTTCATCGAGTCATTCAACGCCGTTGGGAACTGCAAGTTCTGGCTCGGCGTCAACCAGTTTGCCGACCTCACCAACGACGAGTTCAGGGCCACCAAGACTAACAAGGGCTTCAAACCTAGCCCGATGAAGGTCCCTACCGGATTTAGGTACGAGAATGTTAGCATTGATGCGCTTCCGGTGACCATCGATTGGAGAACCAAGGGTGCTGTGACTCCCATCAAGGATCAGGGACAATGTG GCTGCTGCTGGGCGTTCTCGGCTGTGGCCGCCACGGAGGGCATTGTGAAAATCAGCACCGGAAAGCTCATCTCGCTCTCGGAGCAAGAGTTGGTGGATTGCGATGTCCATGGAGAGGATCAGGGATGTGAGGGTGGTTTGATGGACGACGCCTTCAAGTTCATCATCAAGAATGGCGGCCTAACCACTGAGTCTGGCTATCCTTACACAGCTGCGGATGGCAAGTGCAAGAGTGGATCGAACAGTGCTGCGACCATCAAAGGCTATGAAGATGTGCCGGCAAACAACGAGGCAGCCCTCATGAAGGCCGTAGCTAACCAGCCTGTCTCGGTGGCCGTGGATGGAGGAGACATGACATTTCAGTTCTACTCCGGTGGTGTGATGACTGGCTCTTGCGGCACAGACTTGGATCATGGAATTGCAGCAATCGGTTATGGAAAGGCAAGTGATGGCACAAACTACTGGCTCATGAAGAACTCTTGGGGCACCACATGGGGCGAGAATGGTTACTTGAGAATGGAGAAGGATATTTCGGACAAGAGGGGCATGTGCGGCCTCGCCATGGAGCCTTCCTACCCCACTAAGTAG